One genomic segment of Coffea arabica cultivar ET-39 chromosome 6e, Coffea Arabica ET-39 HiFi, whole genome shotgun sequence includes these proteins:
- the LOC113695190 gene encoding NAC domain-containing protein 75: protein MNKSLQSHQLGSGISSSDLIDAKLEEHQLCGSKHCPGCGHKLDGKPDWVGLPAGVKFDPTDQELIEHLEAKVEGKESKSHPLIDEFIPTIEGEDGICYTHPEKLPGVTRDGLSRHFFHRPSKAYTTGTRKRRKIQTECDLQGGETRWHKTGKTRPVMVNGKQKGCKKILVLYTNFGKNRKPEKTNWVMHQYHLGQHEEEKEGELVVSKIFYQTQPRQCNWTERATTNAGEGTNDSITRRDSGGGSGSCSSREIMTSHGDELSAAAVGAAISSYGALDIQQLKADQFSFLPYRKSFDEGGIGEPSIVREGPGVAAAAAAVGTCEERDIPEHQRQHHVTHELHHHHHHHHQQIPTTAFHITRPSHSISTIISPPPLHHTSVILDDDSFHHVSRLMLPTDNFQQHQQQQQQPQQQQHHKLGGRSASGLEELIMGCTSTDIKEESSITNPQETEWLKYSSFWPDPDNPDHHG, encoded by the exons ATGAATAAGAGTCTGCAGAGTCATCAATTGGGGTCGGGCATCAGCAGTTCTGATCTCATAGATGCAAAGCTTGAGGAGCATCAGTTGTGCGGATCCAAGCACTGTCCTGGTTGTGGTCACAAGCTCGATGGAAAGCCG GACTGGGTAGGTCTACCAGCTGGGGTGAAATTTGATCCAACAGACCAGGAGTTGATAGAGCACCTTGAAGCCAAAGTCGAAGGCAAAGAATCAAAATCACATCCTTTGATTGATGAGTTCATCCCCACCATTGAAGGAGAAGATGGGATTTGCTATACTCATCCTGAGAAACTTCCAG GAGTTACAAGAGATGGGTTGAGTAGGCATTTCTTCCACAGACCATCAAAGGCTTACACCACTGGcacaagaaagagaagaaaaattcaaacaGAATGCGACTTGCAAGGTGGAGAAACCCGGTGGCATAAGACAGGCAAGACTAGGCCGGTCATGGTGAACGGCAAGCAAAAGGGTTGCAAAAAGATTCTTGTTCTCTACACAAACTTCGGCAAAAATAGAAAACCCGAGAAGACTAATTGGGTCATGCACCAATACCATTTGGGACAGcatgaagaagagaaagaaggaGAGCTTGTGGTTTCCAAGATATTCTATCAAACTCAGCCAAGGCAGTGCAACTGGACGGAGAGGGCTACCACAAATGCAGGCGAAGGAACAAATGATTCCATTACTAGAAGAGACAGCGGTGGCGGAAGCGGAAGCTGTTCTTCCAGGGAAATAATGACTAGTCATGGAGATGAACTGTCTGCTGCTGCTGTTGGTGCTGCAATATCAAGTTACGGTGCTTTGGACATTCAGCAATTGAAAGCTGACCAATTTAGCTTTCTTCCATATAGGAAAAGCTTTGATGAG ggtgGAATTGGGGAGCCTTCAATTGTAAGGGAAGGTCCAGGAgttgcagcagcagcagcagcagtggGCACGTGCGAAGAGCGTGACATCCCTGAACACCAGAGGCAACATCACGTGACTCATGAGCTTCatcaccatcatcatcatcatcatcagcaGATTCCAACAACAGCATTCCACATCACTCGGCCTTCCCACTCCATTTCAACCATCATCTCTCCACCGCCCCTTCATCACACTTCAGTCATTCTCGACGACGACTCCTTCCACCATGTCTCCAGACTCATGCTCCCAACTGATAATTTTCAG CAacatcagcagcagcagcaacagccacaacaacaacaacatcaTAAACTCGGAGGAAGGTCTGCTTCTGGGTTGGAGGAGCTCATTATGGGGTGCACATCTACTGACATCAAAGAA
- the LOC113697025 gene encoding mitochondrial-processing peptidase subunit alpha-like, with product MYRTAASRLRALKGRTGNGALKRFASSAAVATQSSSGGFFNWLTGEKSSSLPSLDFPLKDVTIPPPVPDYVEPGKTKITTLPNGLRIASETSANPAASIGLYVDCGSIYEAPTSYGATHLLERMAFKSTKNRSHLRVVREVEAIGGNVTAAASREQMVYTYDALKTHLPEMVELLVDSVRNPAFLDWEVKEQIEKVKEEIIEYSKNPQHLLLEAIHSTGYSGPYGHPLMASEFAVERLNSTVLEEFVAENYTAPRIVLAASGVEHDELLKFAEPLLSDMPKLHRSEEPKPVYVGGDYRRHADEGTTHFALAFELPGGWLKEKEAMTLTVLQLLMGGGGSFSAGGPGKGMYSRLYLRVLNEYPQMQMFSAFSSIYNSTGLFGIQATTSSDFVTKAVDVAVKELIAVASPGEVDQGQLDRAKQATKSAILMNLESRMVTSEDIGKQISTYGERKPVEQFLKTIDEIKVQDIVSVAQKLITSPLTLASHGDVVYFPSYDAVSRRFH from the exons ATGTATCGGACCGCTGCTTCACGCCTAAGAGCTCTCAAG GGCCGGACGGGCAATGGAGCATTGAAAAGATTTGCTAGTTCTGCTGCTGTTGCAACCCAATCATCCTCAGGGGGTTTCTTTAATTGGCTGACTGGAGAAAAATCTTCTTCACTTCCATCTCTGGACTTCCCACTCAAAGATGTTACCATCCCACCTCCGGTCCCTGATTATGTTGAACCAGGGAAGACCAAGATAACAACTCTTccaaatggtcttagaatagcCTCAGAAACATCAGCT AACCCTGCTGCCTCCATTGGGTTGTATGTTGATTGTGGCTCAATCTATGAAGCACCTACTTCGTATGGTGCGACACATCTTCTGGAACGCATGGCCTTTAAGAGCACAAAAAACCGAAGCCACTTGCGTGTTGTACGAGAAGTTGAGGCAATTGGCGGCAATGTGACAGCCGCAGCCTCTAGGGAGCAAATGGTTTACACATATGATGCTTTAAAAACACATCTTCCAGAAATGGTAGAACTTCTAGTTGACAGTGTGAGGAACCCTGCTTTCCTGGATTGGGAAGTTAAAGAGCAG atTGAGAAGGTGAAAGAAGAAATCATTGAGTACTCCAAAAACCCCCAACATTTGCTTTTGGAGGCAATTCACTCCACAGGCTATTCTGGTCCATATGGACATCCACTTATGGCATCAGAATTTGCTGTGGAAAGATTGAACAGTACAGTGCTGGAGGAGTTTGTTGCT GAAAACTATACTGCTCCTCGTATCGTCCTTGCAGCATCAGGTGTTGAACATGATGAGCTATTGAAATTTGCGGAACCACTTCTCTCTGACATGCCTAAACTTCACCGCTCGGAGGAGCCAAAGCCTGTATATGTAGGAGGTGATTATCGTCGTCATGCGGATGAAGGG ACTACTCATTTTGCTCTTGCCTTTGAATTACCTGGGGGATGGCTGAAGGAAAAGGAAGCAATGACTTTGACAGTGCTTCAG TTGCTTATGGGAGGAGGTGGATCCTTCTCAGCTGGTGGTCCAGGGAAAGGGATGTACTCAAGACTAT ATCTTCGTGTTCTGAATGAGTATCCACAGATGCAGATGTTTAGTGCATTCAGTTCCATTTACAACAGCACTGGTTTATTTGGAATTCAAGCAACCACT AGTTCTGATTTTGTGACAAAAGCTGTAGATGTTGCGGTAAAAGAACTTATTGCAGTTGCAAGCCCTGGAGAAG TTGATCAGGGACAGCTCGATCGTGCCAAACAGGCAACAAAGTCTGCCATTTTGATGAACCTCGAATCAAGA ATGGTTACATCAGAAGATATTGGTAAACAAATTTCAACATACGGAGAGAG GAAACCTGTGGAGCAGTTCTTGAAGACCATAGACGAAATTAAAGTACAAGACATCGTCTCTGTTGCTCAGAAACTTATTACTTCTCCTCTTACGCTGGCATCACATGGGGATG TTGTATATTTCCCAAGTTATGATGCTGTCAGCCGAAGGTTCCATTAG
- the LOC113694566 gene encoding nudix hydrolase 8 isoform X1, protein MAAQAAICQWPVFSGQHFQETQGIAHTRDSNAIDLFSSLSWTCIPSKSKTQKAKLCSSPMPKKGGIHVFSSNTLSPSMPAELLDAWDDDYNGIVIDSASLPSSANAFAAALRASLSNWKAKGKKGIWLKLFHEQSDLVPIAIQEGFDYHHAEPGYMMLTYWIPDEPCMLPTSPSHQIGIAGFVINDNREILVVKEKSSCSCVGVWKLPTGYINKSEEIFSGATREVKEETGVDTMFLEMVAFRHVHRVAFEKSDLLFACMLKPLSSEITIDEKEIQDAKWITAEELLAQRFYAEDEMSRKVIEICMATYENRYRGFTAHQLISKFDGKLSVLYFNNSNVT, encoded by the exons ATGGCAGCACAAGCAGCAATTTGTCAATGGCCAGTGTTCAGTGGCCAGCATTTTCAAGAGACTCAAGGGATTGCCCATACTAGAGATAGCAATGCCATCGACCTATTTAGCA GTTTATCTTGGACGTGCATTCCCTCCAAATCAAAAACACAGAAGGCTAAACTATGTTCCTCTCCAATGCCAAAGAAAGGAGGAATTCATGTTTTCTCGTCAAATACATTGTCCCCAAGCATGCCAGCAGAACTGCTAGATGCATGGGATGATGACTACAATGGAATTGTTATTGATTCAGCAAGCTTGCCCTCCAGTGCAAATGCTTTTGCAGCAGCTCTTCGCGCTTCCTTGTCCAACTGGAAGGCAAAG GGGAAAAAAGGAATATGGCTCAAACTATTCCATGAGCAGTCCGATCTTGTTCCAATAGCTATTCAG GAAGGTTTTGATTACCACCATGCTGAACCTGGTTACATGATGCTAACTTACTGGATCCCTGACGAGCCATGCATGCTCCCAACAAGCCCTTCACATCAAATAGGCATTGCAGGATTTGTGATTAACGATAACAGAGAG ATCCTCGTGGTTAAAGAGAAAAGCTCCTGTAGTTGCGTGGGAGTATGGAAGCTGCCCACTGGCTATATAAATAAG TCTGAAGAAATATTCTCTGGTGCTACAAGAGAAGTGAAAGAAGAAACTGGA GTTGATACAATGTTCCTTGAAATGGTGGCGTTTAG ACACGTCCACCGCGTGGCTTTTGAGAAGTCCGACTTGCTCTTCGCGTGCATGCTTAAGCCATTGTCCTCAGAGATCACAATAGACGAAAAGGAGATTCAGGACGCAAAG TGGATAACTGCTGAAGAACTCTTAGCCCAACGCTTTTACGCAGAGGACGAGATGTCAAGAAAGGTCATCGAGATATGCATGGCAACTTATGAAAATCGCTACAGGGGTTTTACAGCACATCAGCTCATCTCCAAATTTGATGGAAAACTGTCTGTCTTGTACTTCAATAACTCGAACGTGACCTGA
- the LOC113694566 gene encoding nudix hydrolase 8 isoform X2, producing the protein MAAQAAICQWPVFSGQHFQETQGIAHTRDSNAIDLFSSLSWTCIPSKSKTQKAKLCSSPMPKKGGIHVFSSNTLSPSMPAELLDAWDDDYNGIVIDSASLPSSANAFAAALRASLSNWKAKGKKGIWLKLFHEQSDLVPIAIQEGFDYHHAEPGYMMLTYWIPDEPCMLPTSPSHQIGIAGFVINDNREILVVKEKSSCSCVGVWKLPTGYINKSEEIFSGATREVKEETGVDTMFLEMVAFRHVHRVAFEKSDLLFACMLKPLSSEITIDEKEIQDAKRTRCQERSSRYAWQLMKIATGVLQHISSSPNLMENCLSCTSITRT; encoded by the exons ATGGCAGCACAAGCAGCAATTTGTCAATGGCCAGTGTTCAGTGGCCAGCATTTTCAAGAGACTCAAGGGATTGCCCATACTAGAGATAGCAATGCCATCGACCTATTTAGCA GTTTATCTTGGACGTGCATTCCCTCCAAATCAAAAACACAGAAGGCTAAACTATGTTCCTCTCCAATGCCAAAGAAAGGAGGAATTCATGTTTTCTCGTCAAATACATTGTCCCCAAGCATGCCAGCAGAACTGCTAGATGCATGGGATGATGACTACAATGGAATTGTTATTGATTCAGCAAGCTTGCCCTCCAGTGCAAATGCTTTTGCAGCAGCTCTTCGCGCTTCCTTGTCCAACTGGAAGGCAAAG GGGAAAAAAGGAATATGGCTCAAACTATTCCATGAGCAGTCCGATCTTGTTCCAATAGCTATTCAG GAAGGTTTTGATTACCACCATGCTGAACCTGGTTACATGATGCTAACTTACTGGATCCCTGACGAGCCATGCATGCTCCCAACAAGCCCTTCACATCAAATAGGCATTGCAGGATTTGTGATTAACGATAACAGAGAG ATCCTCGTGGTTAAAGAGAAAAGCTCCTGTAGTTGCGTGGGAGTATGGAAGCTGCCCACTGGCTATATAAATAAG TCTGAAGAAATATTCTCTGGTGCTACAAGAGAAGTGAAAGAAGAAACTGGA GTTGATACAATGTTCCTTGAAATGGTGGCGTTTAG ACACGTCCACCGCGTGGCTTTTGAGAAGTCCGACTTGCTCTTCGCGTGCATGCTTAAGCCATTGTCCTCAGAGATCACAATAGACGAAAAGGAGATTCAGGACGCAAAG AGGACGAGATGTCAAGAAAGGTCATCGAGATATGCATGGCAACTTATGAAAATCGCTACAGGGGTTTTACAGCACATCAGCTCATCTCCAAATTTGATGGAAAACTGTCTGTCTTGTACTTCAATAACTCGAACGTGA